AAGAGGAATTCCCAGGAAATAGGACACTTCTTTGTCTTTGTAATTATCCGCATCGGTAATCATCACCGGGAAACCGAATTCATCGTCTTTTTTGCCTAAATCCATGGTTACATAGTTATAAATTTTACTGTAATTCATAACAATGTTTTTATAGAGTGATTCTTTTTTGTTGGATGCACTTACATTGATTCCTAAAAGTAATTTATCTTCTTCGTTTTCCACCATTAAGCTGTCGTATTTGATAGAAGCCATCTGGTTATCTTTTTCTACTTTATTCCCGAGCACATTTTTCAGGTTGATCATGCTTTTATTGACATTTTCAGCAAACCGGTCTTCTGTCCAGAAGTTTTCTACTCTTCTCAGTACAGAAAGTTTTGGGGTATGTACATTCCAGGTAATTTTTGTTTTTTCTGCTGAAACGGCTTTAAACTGAACATCAACCACAGTAGGATTTTCATTCCTGTCTTCAAAAAGCTGGTAACGTAAGCTTTTCCCCGGATTTTCGTAACGGATGAACATTTCACCATCGGTATCTTTTTGGGGATCTACATAGCTTATAGCACCGCCCTGACCTTCGTAAGGGGTGTAATAATCTATATCGATAGATTTCGAACTTGTAAAAAAATTGTTCCAGCGGGTAAAATGCTGCAGATTATTGAACTGGGAAAAGACTTTATCTAAGGGATAATCTATTTCTTTTTCTATCTTAAAATCCTTGTTTTCATCCACAAAATAGTACATGGAAGCAGCATAAGCTCCTACCAGCAAAACAAGAATTACGGCTATTATTTTAAAAAAACGCATCGCACAAAAGTAATACAAATAAAAAAAGTGACCAATATCCTGATCACCCCAGTTTTATGTTTAACACTAATTAACCTGAACGAGATTAAAGGCAGGAAGTTGGATGAAGGAAGATAGAAGTTACTGTTTGGAATTTTAATAGCCGACAGTCTTTTTATTTGACTTTTAACTTATTAAAAAAACAGTGAGCACGAGTTAAGCTACTCTTTCATCTGCAAAACTTCCTTCATCCAACTTCTACCTTCTTCTTTTGTTAACCAATATGTGTTCCCGAAGGAAGTACAGCTCCTTTTTTCACGACAACAATTCCATCCTGAACGG
The Chryseobacterium sp. W4I1 DNA segment above includes these coding regions:
- a CDS encoding SRPBCC domain-containing protein, which produces MRFFKIIAVILVLLVGAYAASMYYFVDENKDFKIEKEIDYPLDKVFSQFNNLQHFTRWNNFFTSSKSIDIDYYTPYEGQGGAISYVDPQKDTDGEMFIRYENPGKSLRYQLFEDRNENPTVVDVQFKAVSAEKTKITWNVHTPKLSVLRRVENFWTEDRFAENVNKSMINLKNVLGNKVEKDNQMASIKYDSLMVENEEDKLLLGINVSASNKKESLYKNIVMNYSKIYNYVTMDLGKKDDEFGFPVMITDADNYKDKEVSYFLGIPLSKKFGVTDNNFNFRTVNPSQNYVMYYKGSYEGRIKAVQQLIQKAKKDEMRFGDIRQTFIERPAEGQEVNMKLSLSVFK